A single Blastococcus colisei DNA region contains:
- a CDS encoding YnfA family protein, whose amino-acid sequence MTVARSVLLFVLAAIAEIGGAWLVWQGVREHRGWIWIGAGVIALGLYGFVATLQPDANFGRILAAYGGVFVAGSLLWGMVVDGFRPDRWDVAGALICLVGVAVIMYAPRAA is encoded by the coding sequence GTGACGGTCGCCCGCTCGGTCCTGCTGTTCGTGCTCGCCGCGATCGCCGAGATCGGCGGGGCCTGGCTGGTGTGGCAGGGCGTCCGGGAGCACCGCGGCTGGATCTGGATCGGCGCCGGGGTGATCGCGCTGGGGCTCTACGGGTTCGTCGCGACGCTGCAGCCCGACGCGAACTTCGGCCGCATCCTCGCCGCGTACGGCGGCGTCTTCGTCGCCGGGTCGCTGCTGTGGGGCATGGTCGTGGACGGCTTCCGGCCCGACCGGTGGGACGTCGCCGGTGCGCTGATCTGCCTGGTCGGCGTCGCAGTGATCATGTACGCCCCGCGCGCCGCCTGA